One genomic window of Undibacterium cyanobacteriorum includes the following:
- the lipB gene encoding lipoyl(octanoyl) transferase LipB, translating into MSDQAHPEQHSFSLKIFSKHTVESDILIRYRGQEDYQSSFDAMRAFTDARDAETADELWIVEHPPVFTLGLGADRSHVLAPHDIPVIQTDRGGEVTYHGPGQVVIYLLIDLRRRHTKGRLFAREFVYKIEQAVIDTLQAYNIAGKRIEGAPGIYLEAGPQEGAKIAALGLKVRANGCTYHGVSLNVTMDLAPFSWINPCGYQGLLTVDMLSQGVTASLAEVQQNLARRLSELFSVTSLTSSTNL; encoded by the coding sequence ATGAGCGATCAAGCCCACCCAGAACAACACAGTTTCAGTTTAAAAATCTTCAGTAAGCACACAGTGGAATCCGACATCCTCATTCGTTATCGCGGTCAAGAAGACTATCAAAGCAGCTTCGATGCGATGCGCGCCTTTACTGATGCGCGCGACGCTGAAACAGCGGACGAGCTGTGGATCGTCGAGCATCCGCCTGTATTTACCTTAGGCTTGGGCGCTGACCGTTCCCACGTACTGGCGCCGCATGATATTCCAGTGATCCAAACTGATCGTGGCGGCGAGGTAACTTATCATGGTCCGGGCCAAGTCGTGATTTACCTGCTGATTGACTTACGTCGACGTCATACCAAAGGTCGATTATTCGCCCGTGAATTCGTCTACAAGATCGAACAAGCGGTGATTGACACCCTACAGGCGTATAATATCGCTGGAAAACGTATCGAAGGCGCCCCTGGGATCTACTTAGAGGCTGGTCCACAAGAAGGTGCGAAAATTGCCGCACTTGGCCTGAAAGTCAGAGCGAATGGCTGTACCTACCACGGTGTCTCATTAAACGTGACGATGGATCTGGCACCATTTTCGTGGATCAATCCCTGCGGTTATCAAGGTCTATTAACCGTCGATATGTTAAGCCAAGGGGTCACCGCAAGCTTGGCCGAAGTACAGCAAAATTTAGCGCGGCGATTAAGTGAATTATTTAGCGTGACATCCCTAACATCTAGCACAAATTTGTAA
- a CDS encoding VanZ family protein yields MSEVARPVPSASPFSRACLVAYTILIVYASLYPFAGWQFDTLSTYLDQIKQWPHYLIRFDILVNILGYIPFGILIIFSIYPRLSRVSSIALAIFGGVAMSWLMESLQFFLPNRVTSVLDLLTNGIGALLGALIGTLCAPIVLGSNRLNDLRKRWLWRESSREIVILSLWPLAQIYPQAFLFGHGQVSTMIAQWLDTGLGLELGLDQWLQHQMNLSAENYLISETIITACGCAGAVLLGLSLLHRHAPKFRLSSLLLISGLAIKALACALMFGPDNAFLWLTPGAQGGLVVGILILYGFSFAPIPAQKGLAAMLLLISLILVNLIPSNPYFLSTMQTMAQGKMLNFYGAAQFLAIMWPFAALWYLGKPLPKSRKH; encoded by the coding sequence ATGTCTGAGGTCGCTCGCCCCGTCCCATCTGCATCGCCTTTCTCAAGGGCGTGTTTGGTTGCGTACACGATCTTGATTGTGTACGCGAGCCTCTATCCTTTCGCAGGCTGGCAATTCGACACGCTCAGCACCTACCTCGACCAAATTAAGCAATGGCCCCATTACTTGATCCGCTTTGATATCTTGGTCAACATCTTGGGTTACATCCCATTCGGAATCTTAATCATATTTTCTATTTATCCGAGGCTCTCACGGGTCAGCAGCATCGCGCTTGCCATCTTTGGTGGTGTTGCCATGAGTTGGCTGATGGAGAGTCTGCAATTCTTCTTACCGAACCGTGTGACGTCTGTGTTAGACCTCTTGACGAATGGTATAGGTGCGCTATTGGGCGCCCTCATCGGCACGCTGTGCGCGCCCATCGTCTTGGGTAGTAATCGCCTCAACGATCTGCGCAAACGCTGGCTATGGCGCGAATCATCAAGAGAAATAGTCATTCTCTCTTTATGGCCACTGGCACAAATCTACCCGCAAGCTTTTTTATTTGGACATGGCCAAGTCTCCACAATGATCGCACAATGGCTCGATACAGGTCTTGGCTTAGAACTTGGTTTAGATCAGTGGCTGCAACATCAAATGAATCTGAGTGCTGAGAATTATTTGATCTCCGAGACGATTATCACCGCTTGCGGTTGTGCAGGCGCTGTGCTGCTGGGTTTGTCTTTACTCCACCGGCATGCACCAAAATTCCGATTATCGAGCTTACTGTTAATCAGTGGGCTGGCCATCAAGGCATTAGCATGCGCTCTGATGTTTGGTCCCGATAATGCCTTCCTCTGGCTCACGCCCGGAGCACAGGGTGGTTTGGTGGTCGGTATTTTGATACTTTACGGTTTTTCATTTGCGCCCATCCCTGCGCAAAAAGGATTGGCAGCAATGCTCTTGCTAATTAGCCTCATTCTGGTCAATCTGATCCCAAGCAATCCCTATTTCTTGAGCACCATGCAAACCATGGCACAAGGAAAAATGTTGAACTTCTACGGCGCGGCGCAATTCTTGGCAATCATGTGGCCCTTCGCCGCACTCTGGTATCTTGGCAAACCTTTACCCAAATCGCGCAAACATTGA
- the nhaA gene encoding Na+/H+ antiporter NhaA, with translation MKPTHLARAVTLSFERFVQSEKSAGIVLLFCTAVSLVIANSALGPQYLASWHVSLGGLSLELWINDGLMAIFFLLIGLELERELYSGELSNFKNALLPIVAALGGTIVPAGIHFAFNHGTSSQAGIGIPMATDIAFALGALALLGARIPAALKVFVVAFAVIDDLCAIIVIALFYTQQLHWHYLLGALSIWLILIYLNRRLRIMALSPYLIGGAAMWVCMLLSGVHATIAGVMLAFAIPYSAKDEDSSSPSHRLEHSLHKPVAFMILPIFALANTAIVIGPDWAAQLNSVNSIGVMAGLVLGKPLGITLFCLLAVSLKICRLPAELQWRHLIGAAMLGGIGFTMSIFITNLAFDGQAELINASKMAILLASFCAGLAGLVWLGFTTASSDHSGSIETSEKNS, from the coding sequence ATGAAGCCCACCCATCTGGCGCGCGCAGTCACATTGAGCTTTGAGCGTTTCGTTCAATCAGAAAAGAGTGCCGGCATCGTCTTACTTTTCTGTACCGCCGTTTCTTTAGTGATCGCGAATTCAGCCCTAGGACCGCAATACCTCGCGAGTTGGCATGTCTCACTCGGCGGTCTGAGTCTTGAACTTTGGATCAACGATGGCCTCATGGCGATCTTCTTCCTGCTGATTGGGCTAGAGCTTGAACGCGAATTGTATAGCGGCGAATTGTCGAATTTTAAGAATGCTTTGTTACCGATCGTGGCCGCCCTCGGTGGCACCATCGTCCCGGCCGGAATTCATTTTGCTTTCAATCACGGGACGAGCAGCCAAGCTGGGATAGGCATCCCGATGGCAACCGATATCGCTTTTGCGCTTGGCGCACTCGCCTTGCTCGGTGCGCGTATTCCGGCGGCGTTAAAAGTGTTCGTGGTGGCCTTTGCGGTAATCGATGATTTGTGCGCCATTATCGTCATTGCCCTGTTCTACACCCAACAACTTCATTGGCACTACTTGCTCGGCGCATTGTCGATTTGGCTGATCCTTATTTATCTGAATCGACGCTTGCGGATCATGGCTCTGAGTCCTTACCTGATTGGCGGCGCAGCCATGTGGGTCTGCATGTTGCTATCTGGCGTGCATGCCACCATTGCTGGCGTGATGCTTGCCTTTGCCATTCCTTATTCAGCAAAAGACGAAGACAGCAGCTCACCGTCACACCGCCTTGAACACTCTCTTCATAAACCCGTTGCTTTCATGATCTTACCGATCTTCGCCTTAGCCAACACGGCGATCGTGATTGGGCCCGATTGGGCCGCCCAACTCAATAGCGTCAATAGTATCGGCGTCATGGCGGGTTTGGTGCTCGGGAAACCGCTCGGCATCACGCTATTCTGTCTACTTGCTGTGTCCTTAAAAATTTGTCGCCTCCCTGCAGAACTGCAATGGCGTCACTTGATTGGTGCCGCCATGCTCGGCGGTATTGGGTTTACGATGTCGATCTTCATTACCAACTTAGCTTTCGATGGACAAGCTGAGCTCATCAATGCATCGAAGATGGCGATCTTATTGGCCTCATTTTGCGCAGGGCTAGCAGGCTTGGTATGGTTAGGCTTCACCACAGCGTCCAGCGATCACAGTGGGTCGATTGAGACTTCGGAGAAAAATTCATGA
- a CDS encoding ABC-type transport auxiliary lipoprotein family protein: MILHLRQLLSPILSPSKSGRLPRFLDLQFVFLFCLIFSVSACSSAPTIQRYDFGAPSQASEANSAVGKLLRHKIVLADIAVPSQLDSDNMWYRLNYDNALELRAYAQNRWSATPAQLFAQSLKQAINSDGGQVINTNEGVRDLPQLRIELLEFAQHFSEVQRSQAVLQMRASLVYKNQLLAQRNFQAQAPASSADAKGGARAMLQANAQLNAQLIDWLQKQLVSIKQP, from the coding sequence ATGATTTTGCACCTCCGCCAATTACTCAGCCCAATACTCAGCCCCTCAAAATCTGGCCGCCTGCCACGATTTTTAGACCTTCAATTTGTCTTTCTTTTTTGTTTGATTTTCTCAGTAAGCGCTTGTAGCAGCGCACCGACTATACAACGCTACGACTTCGGTGCTCCGAGCCAAGCATCCGAGGCAAACTCGGCCGTTGGCAAGTTACTCCGTCACAAAATCGTACTCGCTGATATTGCCGTACCGTCGCAGTTAGATAGCGACAACATGTGGTACCGCCTCAACTATGACAATGCGTTGGAACTACGTGCGTATGCCCAAAACCGCTGGAGCGCAACACCCGCTCAACTCTTCGCGCAAAGCCTTAAGCAAGCCATCAACTCCGACGGCGGTCAGGTGATCAATACCAACGAAGGGGTGCGTGACTTACCTCAACTAAGAATTGAACTACTCGAGTTCGCCCAGCACTTTTCCGAGGTTCAACGTAGCCAAGCTGTGTTGCAAATGCGGGCCAGCTTGGTCTACAAGAATCAACTCCTCGCTCAACGCAATTTCCAAGCGCAAGCGCCTGCCAGCAGCGCGGATGCGAAAGGTGGTGCACGTGCCATGCTGCAAGCCAATGCACAACTTAATGCTCAATTAATCGACTGGCTACAGAAACAATTGGTCTCCATTAAGCAGCCTTAG
- a CDS encoding alpha/beta hydrolase, with protein MNPRRHFLQQGCTLASLALLTPLLSTSVHAQTGGRFIDIEAFPSQSIKPRKVRIWLPPDYDEKQSHATLYMHDGQNLFEPADSFAYGAWGVDKHIVALHRKGAIQNCIVIAIWNGQQDRSREYGPQAPIETLPPELQARIPRPGSAGKTSPQSDAYIRFLAEELVPYIDQHFPTKRDASHRFLMGSSMGGLISLYALANYPQTFGGAACLSIHWIIATNPELTTPPQHEILARVAQTYRDWLTQHLPTAGQHRIYFDHGDQGLDALYGSHQQAVDEIMRAKGYRSGMDWQTRYFPGTDHNEREWRARLAEPLTFLLK; from the coding sequence ATGAACCCTCGACGTCATTTCTTGCAACAAGGGTGTACTCTCGCCAGTCTTGCGTTGCTCACGCCCTTGTTGAGCACCTCGGTCCACGCTCAAACGGGAGGGCGCTTCATCGATATTGAGGCGTTTCCCAGTCAATCGATAAAGCCACGCAAAGTGCGCATTTGGTTGCCACCGGACTATGACGAAAAGCAGAGCCACGCCACTCTGTATATGCATGATGGTCAAAATCTCTTTGAACCAGCGGACTCGTTTGCCTATGGCGCTTGGGGTGTTGACAAACATATCGTTGCACTCCATCGCAAAGGAGCGATTCAAAACTGCATCGTGATCGCCATTTGGAATGGTCAACAAGACCGCTCTCGTGAATATGGTCCGCAGGCGCCGATCGAAACACTCCCGCCCGAATTGCAAGCGCGCATACCACGCCCCGGAAGTGCGGGGAAAACCAGCCCGCAATCCGACGCATACATTCGCTTCCTTGCCGAAGAACTCGTGCCGTATATCGATCAACACTTTCCAACCAAAAGAGACGCGTCGCATCGATTCCTCATGGGTTCCAGCATGGGTGGCTTGATCTCGCTGTATGCACTGGCGAACTATCCGCAAACTTTTGGTGGCGCCGCGTGTTTGTCGATCCATTGGATCATCGCCACCAACCCTGAACTCACGACACCGCCGCAGCATGAAATCTTAGCCCGTGTGGCGCAGACTTATCGCGATTGGTTGACCCAGCATTTACCCACAGCGGGCCAGCATCGTATTTACTTCGATCATGGCGATCAAGGTTTAGATGCCCTGTATGGCTCGCATCAACAAGCAGTCGATGAAATCATGCGCGCCAAAGGATATCGCTCAGGTATGGACTGGCAGACGCGCTATTTCCCAGGGACTGATCACAATGAACGTGAATGGCGGGCGCGCCTTGCAGAGCCGCTCACCTTCCTCCTCAAGTAA
- a CDS encoding (2Fe-2S) ferredoxin domain-containing protein, which produces MSDSLYYKKHVFFCMNERDDGRPCCADRGAQAAQEHAKRRIKQLDQNGEGKVRINKAGCLDRCDQGPVLVVYPQGTWYTFVDQSDIDEIIDVDLLGGGIVERLKV; this is translated from the coding sequence ATGTCTGACTCCCTCTACTATAAAAAGCACGTATTTTTCTGTATGAACGAACGCGATGATGGTCGTCCCTGCTGCGCCGATCGAGGCGCGCAAGCTGCGCAGGAGCATGCCAAGCGTCGTATTAAACAGCTCGATCAAAATGGCGAAGGTAAAGTTCGTATCAATAAAGCCGGATGTCTTGACCGTTGCGACCAAGGTCCTGTCTTGGTGGTCTACCCACAAGGCACTTGGTACACCTTTGTCGACCAATCTGATATTGACGAAATTATCGATGTCGACTTACTCGGTGGTGGCATCGTGGAGCGTCTCAAAGTCTGA
- a CDS encoding MlaD family protein, whose protein sequence is MESKSHALIAGVFSILLLSLAVVLGMWLGKDEIKKTPYVITTALKVSGLNVQAAVRYKGIKVGKVTDVDFDPKHPGQLIISLDIVSDTPITQSTYATLGYQGVTGIAYIELDDDGSKPIAVVADSPLGARIPLRPGLMQDIEKRGMAILAQTEQITERLNLLLDQKNRQSLTNTVEQIGKTAAAFEKLPAQLEPVINTLPQTVNRAQESLQAFKQFSENAKNTSTNLNRLIVGMQGENGSLERLTRSVEQLSTTMNTETLPTIQSLGTEARSSLRNINRLSEKLNDQPQSILFGNKATPPGPGEPGFNANSNK, encoded by the coding sequence ATGGAAAGTAAATCACATGCACTGATTGCCGGAGTATTTTCGATTCTACTGCTGAGCCTGGCCGTTGTACTCGGCATGTGGCTAGGCAAAGATGAAATTAAGAAAACGCCCTATGTCATCACCACGGCACTCAAAGTATCTGGATTGAATGTTCAAGCTGCTGTTCGCTATAAGGGCATCAAAGTCGGCAAAGTCACCGATGTTGATTTTGATCCCAAACACCCAGGTCAATTGATTATCAGTCTCGACATCGTGTCCGACACGCCGATTACGCAGTCCACTTACGCCACTCTCGGATATCAAGGCGTGACAGGGATTGCCTACATCGAACTCGATGATGACGGCAGCAAACCAATTGCGGTAGTCGCCGATTCGCCTCTGGGAGCACGCATCCCTTTACGCCCTGGCTTGATGCAAGACATTGAAAAACGTGGCATGGCGATCCTCGCACAAACAGAGCAAATCACTGAAAGACTCAATCTTTTACTCGACCAAAAAAATCGACAGTCGTTGACGAATACGGTCGAGCAGATTGGCAAAACAGCAGCGGCTTTCGAAAAACTGCCAGCACAATTGGAACCAGTCATCAATACGCTGCCGCAAACCGTCAATCGCGCCCAAGAGAGCCTGCAAGCCTTCAAGCAGTTTTCTGAAAATGCCAAGAACACCAGTACCAATCTCAATCGTCTGATCGTCGGAATGCAAGGTGAGAACGGTAGTTTGGAACGTCTCACACGATCAGTTGAACAACTCAGCACAACCATGAATACGGAAACCTTACCGACCATTCAGAGCTTGGGCACGGAAGCACGTTCTAGCCTCCGCAACATCAACCGGCTGAGCGAAAAACTAAATGATCAACCGCAAAGTATTTTGTTTGGAAATAAAGCCACGCCACCTGGTCCCGGTGAGCCTGGCTTTAACGCCAACAGTAACAAATAA
- a CDS encoding D-alanyl-D-alanine carboxypeptidase family protein yields the protein MKKFLSSLVVAFTTATLALSSLTAQAQSLPKPIIAAKSWVLLDATSGQVIDSDNPDLRIEPASLTKIMTAYLVFNALKEKRLDLAQQVTVSTRAWKVDASSSKMFIDPATPVSINDLLYGLIVQSGNDASVALAEAVAGSEDAFVVQMNREAARIGMKATRYANSHGLPSPDNFSTASDLAILASRLIADHPEFYKTYYSTKSFTYNKITQANRNRLLWLDPTVDGMKTGHTESAKYCLIASALRPNGSGQRRLISVVTGTESDQVRAQESLKLLNWGFLNFDTVKLYGKDQAVDSPEVWKGNQGKVKIGFTQDLYVTLPKGSAARLKPAIERKDPLVAPIEKNAKIGTMKMMLDGKPVAEFPIVALEQVNQASIFGRAWDSIRLLFK from the coding sequence ATGAAAAAATTCCTCTCCAGTCTCGTAGTCGCCTTCACGACCGCTACGCTAGCTTTGAGCAGCCTCACAGCACAAGCACAAAGCCTTCCTAAACCTATCATTGCCGCTAAGTCTTGGGTCTTACTCGATGCCACTAGTGGACAGGTGATCGATTCCGACAATCCAGATCTCCGCATCGAGCCCGCTTCGTTGACAAAAATCATGACGGCCTATTTGGTCTTCAATGCACTCAAAGAAAAGCGCCTCGATTTAGCGCAACAAGTGACAGTTTCCACACGCGCATGGAAAGTCGATGCCAGCAGTTCTAAAATGTTTATTGACCCAGCCACACCGGTCAGCATCAATGATTTGTTATATGGATTGATCGTCCAATCGGGTAACGATGCATCGGTTGCTTTAGCGGAAGCAGTCGCTGGCAGTGAAGACGCTTTCGTCGTTCAAATGAATCGCGAAGCTGCGCGCATCGGTATGAAAGCAACTCGTTACGCCAATTCACATGGTTTGCCAAGTCCAGACAACTTCTCCACCGCCAGTGATTTGGCCATACTCGCCTCACGCTTGATTGCTGATCATCCAGAATTTTATAAGACCTACTACTCGACCAAGAGTTTTACTTACAACAAGATCACACAAGCAAATCGCAACCGTTTGCTGTGGTTGGACCCAACTGTCGACGGCATGAAAACAGGCCACACTGAGTCGGCTAAATATTGCTTGATCGCTTCTGCACTGCGCCCGAATGGTTCAGGGCAACGCCGTTTAATTTCGGTCGTGACTGGCACCGAAAGCGACCAAGTCCGTGCCCAAGAAAGTTTGAAATTATTGAACTGGGGCTTCTTGAACTTCGACACTGTCAAACTGTATGGTAAAGATCAAGCAGTCGATAGTCCTGAAGTTTGGAAAGGCAATCAAGGAAAAGTGAAAATCGGCTTCACACAAGATTTGTATGTCACGCTCCCCAAGGGTAGCGCAGCGCGTTTGAAACCAGCGATCGAACGCAAAGATCCATTAGTTGCTCCCATCGAGAAGAACGCAAAAATCGGTACCATGAAGATGATGTTAGATGGCAAACCGGTTGCCGAGTTTCCGATTGTGGCCTTGGAACAAGTCAACCAAGCCAGCATTTTCGGCCGCGCTTGGGATTCCATCCGACTCTTGTTTAAATAA
- a CDS encoding MlaE family ABC transporter permease — MQRKRPPSIDIPADSPHTIIVSGAWLADLLSDSSIANHLQTQLSLLEKPDDLTWDLSQIGALDYIGAQLLWQTWGKQRPRRINLQEQHLALFQRLEEVVQLSHPISQKIPSLPFGKLGQLSLNFVLHAIGITQLLGQFVLDLARFIRHPSRGPWKEISANVYRTGYLALAITALVGFLIGIVLSYLSGQQLKNYGGDLFIVNLLGVAIIRELGPMLAAILIAGRSGSAITAQLGVMKVTEELDAMRVMGIPVGFRLIMPKVLALALTMPLIVVWTDIMALTGGALSAQWILDMPPGFFLHKLPDAVSLANFWIGLGKGVVFGILIAIIACHYGLRIKPNTESLGQGTTSSVVVSITSVIIADALFAIVFSKIPY; from the coding sequence ATGCAACGCAAGCGCCCACCCAGCATCGATATTCCAGCCGATTCGCCACACACCATCATCGTCAGTGGTGCGTGGCTCGCCGATCTTTTATCTGACTCATCGATTGCCAACCATCTGCAAACACAACTTAGCCTACTCGAAAAGCCAGATGACTTAACGTGGGATCTCAGCCAAATCGGCGCGCTCGATTATATTGGTGCGCAACTCCTTTGGCAGACTTGGGGCAAACAACGTCCTCGCAGAATAAACCTGCAAGAGCAACACCTTGCTCTGTTTCAAAGGCTAGAAGAAGTTGTACAACTGAGTCACCCCATTTCTCAAAAGATACCGAGCCTGCCATTTGGGAAGTTGGGCCAGCTCTCTCTGAATTTTGTATTACACGCGATTGGCATTACTCAACTTCTCGGCCAGTTTGTGCTGGACCTTGCACGGTTCATACGCCACCCTTCGCGCGGACCGTGGAAGGAAATCTCTGCCAATGTCTACCGCACGGGTTACCTAGCTTTAGCCATCACGGCACTGGTGGGATTTCTGATTGGTATCGTCTTGTCGTATTTATCGGGTCAGCAACTAAAGAACTACGGCGGTGATTTATTTATCGTCAATCTACTCGGCGTCGCCATCATCCGTGAACTTGGTCCGATGCTGGCGGCCATCTTAATTGCCGGACGTTCTGGTTCTGCCATCACGGCGCAACTCGGCGTCATGAAAGTCACCGAAGAACTCGATGCGATGCGGGTCATGGGTATCCCTGTCGGATTTCGCTTGATCATGCCCAAAGTATTGGCCCTTGCCTTAACCATGCCACTCATCGTGGTTTGGACCGATATCATGGCGCTCACGGGAGGAGCACTATCGGCGCAATGGATACTCGACATGCCACCCGGCTTTTTCCTACATAAGCTCCCAGACGCGGTCAGTCTCGCCAATTTTTGGATAGGATTAGGAAAAGGCGTAGTGTTCGGCATTCTAATAGCCATCATCGCTTGCCACTACGGCCTACGCATCAAACCAAATACCGAAAGTCTGGGACAGGGCACCACCAGTTCTGTAGTGGTCTCGATCACCAGCGTCATTATTGCTGACGCCCTGTTCGCCATCGTGTTTAGCAAAATCCCTTATTGA
- a CDS encoding ABC transporter ATP-binding protein, translating into MQNEAIISIEHLRSQFGRTVIHEDLTLEVMRGEIFSIVGGSGSGKTVLMRQMLGLELPKQGVIRVFGEDIHDPKEHNLEHLRRRSGMLFQHGALYSALTVLENVMQPLRELGTLAPQLIEELAYLKLHMAGIAFEHAKKMPSDLSGGMIKRVALARAIALDPELLFLDEPTAGLDPDSSESFVELIRSLHQELHLTVVMVTHDLDTLFALSSRIGVIADKHFIAIDTPERVAQVQHPFIETYFRGERGLRAMAALPNRSASHNLSSQGVIHGK; encoded by the coding sequence ATGCAGAACGAAGCCATCATCTCCATCGAACACTTACGCAGCCAATTCGGTCGCACGGTGATTCACGAGGATCTCACCCTCGAAGTGATGCGTGGTGAAATTTTCTCCATCGTTGGTGGCTCTGGTTCCGGCAAGACGGTGTTGATGCGACAAATGTTGGGGCTTGAACTTCCTAAGCAAGGCGTGATACGCGTCTTTGGCGAAGATATTCACGATCCCAAAGAACACAACCTCGAGCACTTACGGCGGCGCTCCGGCATGCTCTTTCAGCATGGTGCACTGTATTCAGCTTTGACTGTGCTCGAAAATGTCATGCAACCGCTCCGAGAACTTGGCACGCTTGCGCCCCAGCTGATTGAAGAACTCGCCTATCTCAAATTACATATGGCTGGCATTGCCTTCGAACACGCAAAAAAAATGCCGTCGGATTTATCTGGTGGCATGATCAAGCGGGTTGCCCTTGCGCGCGCCATTGCGCTCGATCCAGAATTACTTTTTCTCGATGAACCAACGGCGGGACTGGACCCCGATAGTTCCGAAAGTTTTGTCGAGTTAATTCGGTCCTTACATCAAGAACTTCATTTAACCGTCGTGATGGTGACGCATGATCTCGACACACTGTTTGCGCTGTCGTCCCGCATTGGTGTGATCGCAGACAAACATTTCATTGCGATTGATACGCCAGAACGCGTGGCGCAAGTACAGCATCCTTTTATAGAAACCTATTTCCGAGGCGAGCGCGGTCTACGCGCGATGGCAGCACTGCCGAACCGCAGCGCCTCACACAATCTTTCCTCGCAAGGAGTCATTCATGGAAAGTAA
- a CDS encoding alpha/beta hydrolase, whose protein sequence is MNVQTKNFLIPGPVGQLQCAVNSPDAELFPQARGLALVAHPHPLFGGTMDNKVAQTLARTFVSLGYVTVRMNFRGVGQSEGVHDAGIGETDDMEVLLKHMRQEYPNLPLVLSGFSFGTYVQSRLNQRLSAAGIAVERLVLVGAAAGKWPMPDIPADTILIHGELDDTIPLQAVFEWLRPQDIPVVVIPGADHFFHKRLPHIKKIISDLWN, encoded by the coding sequence ATGAATGTTCAAACCAAAAATTTCCTAATTCCCGGCCCCGTTGGACAATTGCAATGTGCCGTCAATTCGCCAGATGCTGAACTTTTTCCCCAAGCACGCGGGCTCGCCCTAGTGGCGCATCCGCACCCTTTATTTGGGGGAACGATGGATAACAAAGTGGCGCAAACCCTAGCGCGTACCTTTGTCAGTCTCGGATATGTGACGGTGCGGATGAATTTCCGGGGCGTCGGTCAGTCAGAGGGTGTGCACGATGCCGGGATTGGCGAGACGGATGACATGGAGGTGCTGCTCAAACATATGCGTCAAGAATATCCCAACCTGCCTTTGGTACTCAGTGGATTTTCTTTTGGTACCTATGTGCAATCGCGCCTCAACCAACGTCTGAGCGCAGCCGGAATAGCGGTCGAACGACTAGTATTAGTTGGTGCTGCCGCTGGCAAATGGCCCATGCCGGACATTCCTGCCGACACCATCTTGATTCATGGTGAATTGGATGACACGATTCCACTGCAAGCGGTTTTTGAATGGCTACGTCCGCAAGATATTCCTGTGGTCGTGATTCCGGGCGCAGATCACTTTTTCCATAAGCGATTACCGCACATTAAAAAAATCATCAGCGACTTGTGGAATTGA
- a CDS encoding TfoX/Sxy family protein → MATDTSFLEFVMDQTAFLGNMRFKKMFGEYALYHNEVVVAFLCDNQFYLKPHPQLRAMLEHVLEAPPYPGAKNYLLLSDELDNPQQLGALIRAAAHLFPPKKPKTTKKKSSA, encoded by the coding sequence ATGGCAACCGATACTAGTTTTCTAGAGTTCGTCATGGATCAAACCGCGTTCTTGGGGAATATGCGCTTCAAGAAAATGTTTGGCGAGTACGCGCTGTATCACAACGAGGTGGTAGTTGCCTTCTTATGTGACAATCAATTTTATTTGAAGCCGCATCCACAGTTACGTGCCATGCTTGAACATGTGCTTGAGGCTCCGCCTTATCCGGGCGCGAAGAATTACCTCTTGCTAAGCGATGAACTCGACAATCCACAGCAACTTGGCGCGCTGATTCGCGCCGCTGCACATCTCTTTCCGCCCAAGAAACCGAAAACCACGAAGAAGAAAAGCAGCGCTTAA
- a CDS encoding HP0495 family protein, which translates to MRPISPEESLIEYPCDFPIKVMGIMQEAFAQTIVEVVMIHDPTFHAGKMEMRPSSKGNYLALTVTIRAIHREQLDNLYRDLSSHPMVKMVL; encoded by the coding sequence ATGCGTCCAATTTCTCCAGAAGAAAGCCTGATTGAATATCCCTGCGACTTTCCCATCAAAGTAATGGGTATCATGCAAGAGGCTTTTGCCCAAACTATTGTAGAGGTCGTCATGATTCACGACCCCACGTTCCATGCAGGAAAAATGGAAATGCGCCCTTCCAGCAAAGGCAATTACTTGGCTTTGACGGTGACGATACGCGCCATTCATAGAGAACAGCTCGATAACCTCTATCGCGATTTATCGTCTCATCCTATGGTAAAAATGGTCTTATAA